A genomic region of Vitis vinifera cultivar Pinot Noir 40024 chromosome 7, ASM3070453v1 contains the following coding sequences:
- the LOC100247381 gene encoding cinnamyl alcohol dehydrogenase 1: MEGRRVVGWAARDASGLLSPYSFTLRKTGPEDVVIKVLYCGMDHTDLHQMRNEVHSTNYPLVPGHEVVGEVVELGSEVKKYRVGDMVGVGCMVGSCGRCLSCNSNIEQYCNNRIFTYNGIYKDGRPTQGGFCSAMIVHQKFVVRIPEKLSPEQAAPLLCAGVTAYSPLRQFMGSGKVLNAGILGLGGVGHLGVKIAKAMGHHVTVISSSDKKREEALQHLGADAFLVSSNAAEMEEAANNLDYILDTVPALHPLQSYLSLLKVDGKLFLVGVSPKPLQFDATDLILGKKNITGSFIGSMEETQEILDFWAEKNLTSMIEIVKMDYVNKAFERMERSDVRYRFVVDVAGSNLE; this comes from the exons ATGGAGGGAAGAAGGGTTGTTGGTTGGGCTGCTAGGGATGCTTCTGGGCTTCTCTCTCCTTATTCATTCACTCTCAG AAAAACAGGTCCTGAAGACGTGGTGATCAAGGTGCTCTACTGTGGAATGGACCACACGGATCTTCATCAGATGAGGAACGAAGTACACTCCACTAATTACCCTTTGGTCCCAGG GCATGAAGTAGTGGGGGAAGTGGTGGAGTTGGGTTCAGAAGTGAAGAAATACAGAGTTGGGGACATGGTAGGAGTTGGATGCATGGTTGGGTCTTGTGGGAGATGCCTCTCTTGTAATTCCAACATAGAGCAATACTGCAATAACAGAATCTTCACCTACAATGGTATCTACAAAGACGGAAGACCAACTCAAGGAGGGTTCTGTTCTGCCATGATTGTTCATCAAAA GTTTGTTGTGAGGATTCCAGAAAAGCTTTCACCGGAGCAAGCTGCACCACTGCTGTGTGCTGGGGTGACGGCTTACAGTCCCTTAAGACAGTTCATGGGGTCCGGTAAGGTTCTCAATGCAGGAATTTTGGGTTTGGGGGGAGTTGGTCATCTGGGTGTTAAAATAGCGAAGGCAATGGGGCATCATGTGACTGTGATCAGCTCTTCTGATAAGAAAAGGGAGGAGGCTTTGCAGCACTTGGGAGCGGATGCTTTCCTAGTGAGCTCCAATGCGGCCGAGATGGAAGAAGCTGCAAACAATCTCGACTATATTCTTGACACCGTGCCGGCTTTGCACCCTTTGCAGTCTTATCTTTCACTTCTTAAAGTTGATGGGAAGCTATTCTTGGTTGGAGTATCTCCAAAACCACTGCAATTTGATGCAACCGATTTGATTCTAG GGAAGAAGAATATTACTGGAAGTTTCATTGGAAGCATGGAAGAGACTCAAGAAATATTAGACTTCTGGGCTGAGAAGAATTTGACTTCAATGATAGAGATAGTGAAGATGGACTACGTGAACAAGGCATTTGAAAGAATGGAAAGAAGCGATGTCAGGTATCGGTTTGTGGTGGATGTAGCTGGTAGCAACCTTGAATGA